One window of the Azospirillum sp. TSH58 genome contains the following:
- a CDS encoding acyl-CoA synthetase: MTGPFSRTASIFDRGLAPDPANHVPLSPLSFLKRAAKVYPDKPAIVHGRRTITYAGFLDRVRRFAGALLRAGVRRGDTVSVLAPNVPALLEAHYAVPLAGAVLNALNTRLDAAAIAFILDHSETTLLIVDRELSPVARAALARTERPVTVVEIADEQVPDAPSLGAVEYEDFLAAADPAPWRGPDDEWQAIALNYTSGTTGNPKGVVYHHRGAYLNALGNAFTLNVRPDSVFLWTLPMFHCNGWTYSWAVTAAGGTHVCLRRVEPAAIFDAIAELGVTHLCGAPIVLNLLIHAPETVRQRAPRPVIVGTGGAAPPSAVLAGMAALGFEVVHMYGLTECYGPATVCAPQPGWDGLDADGLALQFARQGVNHVAVEDATVLDRETGRPVPADAQTIGEIALRGNTVMKGYLKNPAATKEALKDGWFRTGDLGVLHPDGYIEVKDRSKDIIISGGENISSLEVEEALYRHPAVLEAAVVARPDDRWGESPCAFVTVKPGAARPSESDIIQWCRDRIAHYKVPRTVVFSDLPKTSTGKIQKTVLRDAARDLGARREAKSV; the protein is encoded by the coding sequence ATGACCGGCCCGTTCAGCCGCACCGCCTCGATCTTCGACCGCGGCCTCGCCCCCGATCCCGCGAACCACGTCCCGCTCAGCCCTCTCAGCTTCCTGAAGCGCGCGGCGAAGGTCTATCCGGACAAGCCGGCCATCGTCCATGGCCGCCGGACCATCACCTACGCGGGGTTCCTCGACCGGGTGCGGCGCTTCGCCGGGGCGCTGCTCCGGGCCGGGGTGAGGCGCGGCGACACGGTGTCGGTGCTGGCGCCCAACGTCCCGGCCCTGCTGGAGGCGCACTACGCGGTGCCGCTGGCCGGCGCGGTGCTGAACGCGCTGAACACCCGGCTGGACGCCGCGGCCATCGCCTTCATCCTCGACCACAGCGAGACGACGCTCCTGATCGTGGACCGCGAGCTGTCGCCGGTCGCCAGGGCGGCGCTCGCCCGGACGGAGCGCCCCGTCACGGTGGTGGAGATCGCCGACGAGCAGGTTCCCGACGCCCCGTCGCTGGGCGCGGTGGAGTATGAGGACTTCCTGGCCGCCGCCGACCCCGCCCCCTGGCGCGGGCCGGACGACGAGTGGCAGGCCATCGCGCTGAACTACACCAGCGGCACCACCGGCAACCCCAAGGGCGTCGTCTACCACCACCGCGGCGCCTATCTGAACGCGCTTGGCAACGCCTTCACCCTGAACGTCCGGCCCGACAGCGTCTTCCTGTGGACGCTGCCGATGTTCCACTGCAACGGCTGGACCTACAGCTGGGCGGTCACCGCCGCGGGCGGCACCCATGTCTGCCTGCGCCGGGTGGAGCCGGCGGCGATCTTCGACGCCATCGCGGAGCTGGGCGTCACCCACCTGTGCGGCGCGCCGATCGTGCTGAACCTGCTGATCCACGCCCCGGAGACGGTGCGGCAGCGCGCGCCCCGTCCGGTGATCGTGGGGACCGGCGGCGCCGCTCCGCCGTCCGCCGTCCTGGCCGGCATGGCGGCGCTGGGCTTCGAGGTGGTGCACATGTACGGGCTGACGGAATGCTACGGCCCGGCCACCGTCTGCGCCCCGCAGCCGGGCTGGGACGGGCTCGACGCCGACGGGCTGGCGCTGCAATTCGCGCGGCAGGGGGTGAACCACGTCGCGGTGGAGGACGCCACCGTGCTCGACCGCGAAACCGGCCGCCCGGTGCCCGCCGACGCGCAGACCATCGGCGAGATCGCGCTGCGCGGCAACACGGTGATGAAGGGCTATCTGAAGAATCCCGCGGCGACGAAGGAGGCGCTGAAGGACGGCTGGTTCCGCACCGGGGACCTGGGCGTGCTGCACCCCGACGGCTATATCGAGGTGAAGGACCGCAGCAAGGACATCATCATATCCGGCGGCGAGAACATCTCGTCCCTGGAGGTGGAGGAAGCGTTGTACCGGCATCCCGCCGTTCTGGAGGCCGCCGTGGTCGCCCGCCCCGACGACCGTTGGGGGGAGAGCCCCTGCGCCTTCGTGACAGTGAAGCCCGGCGCGGCGCGCCCCTCTGAGTCCGACATAATTCAATGGTGCCGCGACCGCATTGCGCACTACAAGGTCCCGCGCACCGTTGTGTTCAGCGATCTGCCGAAGACATCGACCGGTAAAATCCAGAAGACCGTCCTGCGCGACGCGGCCCGCGATCTGGGCGCGCGTCGGGAGGCCAAGAGCGTATGA
- a CDS encoding methionine ABC transporter ATP-binding protein: MITFEQLQKTYPSRGTGQPVQALADIDLTIGRGEIYGIIGRSGAGKSTLLRTVNLLEKPTSGRVLVDGVDVTALSPRDLREARHSIGMIFQHFNLLSSRTVFDNVALPLELAGVAKAQIRATVEPLLDLVGLTDKRDRYPAELSGGQKQRVGIARALASKPKVLLSDEATSALDPETTTQILHLLADINKRLGLTIVLITHEIAVIKEICHKVAVMENGRIIEQGPVFDIFAHPKHETTKTFVDPVINRGIPDSLRARLSATPVPGSNMVLRITFTGERATSPVISAISRKLNLDLNIWHGQIDEIQGAPFGTLVVEAIGNPQSIEAAISLLNVNKLGVEVLGHAVPGNLRAAV; encoded by the coding sequence ATGATAACCTTCGAACAGCTTCAGAAAACCTACCCGTCCCGCGGCACCGGCCAGCCGGTCCAGGCGCTCGCCGACATCGACCTGACCATCGGCCGCGGCGAGATCTACGGCATCATCGGCCGCTCGGGCGCCGGCAAATCCACGCTGCTGCGCACCGTGAACCTGCTGGAGAAGCCGACGTCGGGGCGCGTGCTGGTGGACGGGGTGGACGTCACCGCCCTGTCGCCGCGCGACCTGCGCGAGGCGCGGCACAGCATCGGCATGATCTTCCAGCACTTCAACCTGCTGTCCTCGCGCACGGTGTTCGACAACGTCGCCCTGCCGCTGGAGCTGGCCGGGGTGGCGAAGGCGCAGATCCGCGCCACGGTGGAGCCGCTGCTCGACCTCGTCGGCCTCACCGACAAGCGCGACCGCTACCCGGCGGAGCTGTCGGGCGGGCAGAAGCAGCGCGTCGGCATCGCCCGCGCGCTGGCCAGCAAGCCCAAGGTTCTGCTGTCGGACGAGGCGACCTCCGCCCTCGACCCGGAGACGACGACCCAGATCCTCCACCTGCTGGCCGACATCAACAAGCGGCTGGGGCTGACCATCGTCCTCATCACCCACGAGATCGCCGTCATCAAGGAGATCTGCCACAAGGTGGCGGTGATGGAGAACGGGCGCATCATCGAGCAGGGGCCGGTCTTCGACATCTTCGCGCACCCGAAGCACGAGACGACGAAGACCTTCGTCGATCCGGTGATCAACCGCGGCATCCCGGACAGCTTGCGCGCCCGCCTGTCGGCGACGCCGGTTCCGGGGTCGAACATGGTGCTGCGCATCACCTTCACCGGCGAGCGCGCGACCTCCCCGGTGATCAGCGCGATCAGCCGCAAGCTGAACCTGGACCTGAACATCTGGCACGGCCAGATCGACGAGATCCAGGGCGCGCCCTTCGGAACGCTGGTGGTGGAGGCCATCGGCAACCCGCAGTCCATCGAGGCGGCCATCAGCCTCCTGAACGTCAACAAGCTCGGTGTCGAGGTGCTCGGTCATGCTGTCCCCGGAAATCTACGCGCTGCTGTTTAA
- a CDS encoding methionine ABC transporter permease — MLSPEIYALLFKALLDTLYMVAVSGLLGTALGLPLGVLLAVTGRGELLQNLAFNRIAGVLVNMTRSTPFIILVVAIIPFTRLIAGTSIGTAAAIVPLTVAAVPFIARIVEGAVREVDRGLIEAAQSMGATPFQIIRKVLLPEAMPAIALGLTLSVVSLIGYSAMVGAVGGGGLGDLGIRYGYQRFLPEVMLAVVVVLIVLVQIVQSTGDWIARRVNKRNLKS, encoded by the coding sequence ATGCTGTCCCCGGAAATCTACGCGCTGCTGTTTAAGGCGCTTCTCGACACGCTCTACATGGTGGCGGTGTCGGGCCTTCTGGGCACGGCGCTGGGCCTTCCGCTGGGCGTGCTCCTGGCCGTCACCGGCCGGGGGGAGCTGCTGCAGAATCTCGCCTTCAACCGGATCGCCGGCGTGCTGGTGAACATGACGCGCTCCACCCCCTTCATCATCCTGGTGGTGGCCATCATCCCCTTCACGCGGCTGATCGCCGGCACCTCCATCGGCACCGCCGCGGCCATCGTGCCGCTGACGGTTGCCGCCGTGCCCTTCATCGCCCGCATCGTCGAGGGCGCCGTGCGCGAGGTCGACCGCGGCCTGATCGAGGCGGCGCAGTCCATGGGCGCCACGCCCTTCCAGATCATCCGCAAGGTCCTGCTGCCGGAGGCGATGCCCGCCATCGCGCTGGGCCTGACCCTGTCGGTGGTCAGCCTGATCGGCTATTCGGCCATGGTCGGCGCCGTCGGCGGCGGGGGCCTGGGCGACCTCGGCATCCGCTACGGCTACCAGCGCTTCCTGCCGGAGGTGATGCTGGCCGTGGTCGTCGTGCTGATCGTGCTGGTGCAGATCGTTCAATCGACGGGCGACTGGATCGCCCGCCGCGTCAACAAACGCAACCTGAAGTCCTGA
- a CDS encoding MetQ/NlpA family ABC transporter substrate-binding protein — MFRTRVLGAAFGLVAGIATLTTAVGASAEALKIGVTPGPHGQILEKVKPLAAKEGLDLTVLEFSDYVIPNQALSQGDLNANSFQHQPYLDNQVKDRGYDLVSVAKTVIFPMGVYSKKVKSLDELPDGAKISIPNDPTNGGRALLLLQAKGLLKVKESAGLKASPLDISENPKKLQILELDAAQLPRSLDDVTVAVINTNFAMESGLDPNKDAIAREASESPYANVIAVRKADQDKPWVATLVKVYQSDEVKQFILDRFKGAVVPAW; from the coding sequence ATGTTCCGTACCCGTGTGCTCGGCGCGGCCTTTGGTCTGGTGGCCGGCATCGCGACCCTGACGACCGCCGTCGGCGCGTCGGCCGAAGCCCTGAAGATCGGCGTCACCCCCGGCCCGCACGGCCAGATCCTGGAGAAGGTCAAGCCGCTGGCCGCCAAGGAAGGCCTCGACCTGACGGTTCTGGAGTTCTCCGACTACGTCATCCCGAACCAGGCGCTGTCGCAGGGCGACCTGAACGCCAATTCCTTCCAGCACCAGCCCTACCTGGACAACCAGGTGAAGGACCGCGGCTACGATCTGGTCAGCGTCGCCAAGACGGTGATCTTCCCGATGGGCGTCTACTCGAAGAAGGTGAAGAGCCTGGACGAGCTGCCCGACGGCGCCAAGATCTCCATCCCCAACGACCCGACCAACGGCGGCCGCGCCCTGCTGCTGCTCCAGGCCAAGGGGCTGCTGAAGGTGAAGGAGAGCGCCGGCCTGAAGGCCTCGCCGCTCGACATCTCCGAGAACCCGAAGAAGCTCCAGATCCTGGAGCTGGACGCCGCCCAGCTTCCGCGCTCGCTGGACGACGTGACCGTGGCGGTCATCAACACCAACTTCGCCATGGAATCCGGCCTGGACCCGAACAAGGACGCCATCGCCCGCGAGGCCAGCGAGAGCCCCTACGCCAACGTCATCGCCGTCCGCAAGGCCGACCAGGACAAGCCGTGGGTCGCCACGCTGGTGAAGGTGTACCAGAGCGACGAGGTGAAGCAGTTCATCCTCGACCGCTTCAAGGGCGCGGTGGTCCCGGCCTGGTAA
- a CDS encoding GNAT family N-acetyltransferase encodes MTAPPAFDILPFDPHSAPPGLWAERHVFRRARHAQSGADDLPPSDAWFEAIERQPSAFGRSVCWVARAEGRIVGIVGAFLPNPDQPDIQAALLHLHADGFVLKEWRRRGIGRRLLAEIHGLMTAHGKSLLTLVTDDADGHGFLRAIGADERLRSVDSRLALDTVDWAMVEDWHAAMPLAVPGLTETIHAGEVPDAEFEAILPLHNALLPDLPRDRLDQPLVPVTMAMAMEWKRNIQFQRVEHHMVVLRDADGSVIGFSDVFWHPEMTDRVHQIVTGVRRDRRGRGVGKGLKAALLRHLRSARPSVRLMITRNAATNGPMLAINRQLGYAEHKILRTHQIGVEDLGAALTR; translated from the coding sequence ATGACCGCTCCGCCCGCCTTCGATATCCTTCCCTTCGACCCGCACAGCGCTCCGCCGGGGCTGTGGGCGGAGCGCCATGTTTTCCGCCGCGCCCGGCACGCACAGTCCGGCGCGGACGACCTCCCGCCCTCGGACGCCTGGTTCGAAGCGATCGAACGCCAGCCGAGCGCTTTCGGGCGGAGCGTCTGTTGGGTGGCGCGGGCGGAGGGGCGAATCGTCGGCATTGTCGGCGCCTTCCTGCCCAACCCGGACCAGCCGGACATCCAGGCGGCGCTGCTCCACCTGCACGCCGACGGCTTCGTGCTGAAGGAATGGCGGCGCCGGGGGATCGGCCGGCGATTGCTGGCGGAAATCCACGGCCTGATGACCGCGCACGGGAAGAGCCTGCTGACCCTGGTCACCGACGATGCGGACGGTCACGGCTTCCTCCGCGCCATCGGGGCCGACGAACGGCTGCGGTCGGTGGACAGCCGGCTGGCGCTGGACACCGTCGATTGGGCGATGGTGGAGGATTGGCATGCGGCGATGCCCCTTGCGGTACCCGGCCTGACGGAAACCATCCATGCCGGCGAGGTCCCGGACGCGGAATTCGAAGCGATCCTGCCGCTGCACAACGCCCTGCTTCCCGACCTGCCGCGCGACCGGCTGGACCAGCCGCTGGTCCCGGTGACCATGGCGATGGCCATGGAATGGAAGCGCAACATCCAGTTCCAGCGGGTCGAGCATCACATGGTCGTGCTGCGCGACGCCGACGGGTCGGTGATCGGCTTCAGCGACGTCTTCTGGCACCCGGAGATGACGGACCGGGTTCATCAGATCGTCACCGGCGTGCGCCGTGACCGGCGCGGGCGGGGGGTGGGCAAGGGGCTGAAGGCCGCCCTGCTGCGGCATCTTCGCTCCGCCCGGCCCTCCGTCCGGCTGATGATCACCCGCAACGCGGCGACGAACGGCCCGATGCTGGCGATCAACCGCCAGCTCGGCTACGCCGAGCACAAGATTCTCCGAACCCACCAGATCGGCGTCGAGGACCTCGGCGCGGCCCTGACCCGCTGA
- a CDS encoding aldose epimerase family protein, whose protein sequence is MTPYADLRREDFRATIDGTPTDLFTLRNRRGMAVRITNYGCKIVQILAPDRDGALGDVVQGYETLERTMAGQPSMGSFIGRYCGRIGGGRFMLDGVEHRTAVNAPPNTLHGGQRGSRFRTFAARQLDETSLELTYVFQDGEEGFPGTLPVRLVYALDEDNALTIAWTAVAADKATVANFTDHTFFNLSGDAGSSILDHVATVNGSRYLALDATAVPTGELVDVAGTPLDFRSPAAFGARIAADHPMLALGKGYDLHYAVDKPDGALGLHAHVVHPGSGRVLEVLSTEPGVQVYTGNFLDGQTPRDLGKGGALYTRHSAFCLEPSHFPNAVNIPSFPSTALAPGQWCTGRIVYRFGVA, encoded by the coding sequence ATGACGCCTTATGCCGACCTCCGGCGCGAGGATTTCCGCGCCACCATCGACGGCACGCCGACCGACCTGTTCACCCTGCGAAACCGCCGGGGCATGGCCGTCCGCATCACCAATTACGGCTGCAAGATCGTCCAGATCCTGGCGCCCGACCGCGACGGCGCCCTCGGCGACGTGGTGCAGGGCTACGAGACGCTGGAGCGGACCATGGCCGGCCAGCCCTCCATGGGCTCCTTCATCGGGCGCTATTGCGGGCGCATCGGCGGCGGACGCTTCATGCTGGACGGGGTGGAGCACCGCACCGCCGTCAACGCGCCGCCCAACACCCTGCACGGCGGCCAGCGCGGCTCCCGCTTCCGCACGTTCGCCGCGCGGCAGCTGGACGAGACGAGCCTGGAGCTGACCTACGTCTTCCAGGACGGGGAGGAGGGCTTCCCCGGCACCCTGCCCGTCCGGCTGGTCTATGCGCTGGACGAGGACAACGCCCTGACCATCGCCTGGACCGCCGTCGCGGCGGACAAGGCGACCGTGGCGAACTTCACCGACCACACCTTCTTCAACCTGTCGGGCGACGCCGGATCCTCCATCCTCGACCATGTGGCGACGGTCAACGGCAGCCGCTATCTGGCGCTCGACGCCACCGCCGTCCCCACCGGGGAACTGGTGGACGTGGCCGGCACCCCCCTCGACTTCCGCAGCCCCGCCGCCTTCGGCGCGCGGATCGCCGCCGACCACCCGATGCTGGCGCTCGGCAAGGGCTACGACCTGCATTACGCGGTGGACAAGCCGGACGGCGCGCTGGGGCTGCACGCCCACGTCGTCCATCCGGGCAGCGGGCGGGTGCTGGAGGTTCTCTCCACCGAACCCGGCGTGCAGGTCTACACCGGCAATTTCCTCGACGGCCAGACGCCGCGCGACCTCGGCAAGGGCGGCGCGCTCTACACCCGGCACAGCGCCTTCTGCCTGGAGCCGTCGCACTTCCCCAACGCCGTCAACATCCCGTCCTTCCCCTCCACGGCGCTGGCCCCCGGCCAGTGGTGCACGGGCCGCATCGTCTACCGCTTCGGCGTCGCCTGA
- a CDS encoding tagaturonate reductase produces MPLLSRESLAAGALDVAHTAGAPRLPVTVLQIGDGNFLRGFVDWMVDVANGAGLMSAGVAVAQPLDQGVACLLNAQEGLYTVLLRGIEQGKEVESRRVVSCVSDALNPYAEWDRMLALATSPALRFLVSNTTEAGIADVAEPYTPGICQQSFPAKVAALLHARFTALGGTPESGLVLLPCELIEANGAKLKRIVLAHAKRWGLESGFAAWVEAHNHFLNTLVDRIVPGYPRDEAAALAAAWGYEDPLAVAGEPFHVWVIEGPAALAEEFPLHKAGLNVVWTDDLQPYRTRKVRILNGAHTASALAAFVAGVDTVKGMMDDATLSAYLNTVMFGEIVPFVPLPDAERQDYARTIMERFGNPYIRHELIAIALNSVSKWQVRVLPSLKDYAAAHGEAPDGLSFSLAALLRFYKGTRTTDGACTGSRDAGPYPIRDDAAVLTALSGAWAAHGGDPAALVEAVLSNAALWGEDLTRIPGLAHRTAAHLAVIEERGMRGALEALVS; encoded by the coding sequence ATGCCTCTTCTCTCCCGTGAATCGCTCGCCGCCGGTGCTCTCGACGTGGCCCACACGGCGGGCGCCCCGCGGCTGCCCGTCACCGTCCTTCAGATCGGCGACGGCAACTTCCTGCGCGGCTTCGTCGATTGGATGGTGGACGTCGCCAACGGCGCCGGGCTGATGAGCGCCGGGGTCGCCGTCGCCCAACCGCTGGACCAGGGCGTCGCCTGCCTGCTGAACGCACAGGAGGGCCTCTACACCGTCCTGCTGCGCGGCATCGAGCAGGGCAAGGAGGTCGAATCCCGCCGGGTGGTGAGCTGCGTGTCCGACGCGCTGAACCCCTACGCCGAGTGGGACCGCATGCTGGCCCTCGCCACGTCCCCGGCGCTGCGCTTCCTGGTGTCCAACACGACGGAGGCCGGCATCGCCGACGTGGCGGAACCCTACACCCCCGGCATTTGCCAGCAGAGTTTCCCGGCCAAGGTCGCGGCGCTGCTGCACGCCCGTTTCACCGCGCTGGGCGGCACGCCGGAGAGCGGCCTCGTCCTGCTGCCCTGCGAGCTGATCGAGGCCAACGGCGCCAAGCTGAAGCGGATCGTCCTGGCCCACGCCAAGCGCTGGGGCCTGGAGTCCGGCTTCGCCGCCTGGGTCGAGGCGCACAACCACTTCCTGAACACGCTGGTCGACCGCATCGTCCCCGGCTACCCGCGCGACGAGGCCGCCGCCCTGGCCGCCGCGTGGGGCTACGAGGACCCGCTGGCCGTCGCCGGGGAGCCCTTCCACGTCTGGGTCATCGAAGGCCCGGCGGCCCTGGCCGAGGAGTTTCCGCTGCACAAGGCCGGACTCAACGTGGTCTGGACCGACGACCTGCAGCCCTACCGCACGCGCAAGGTGCGCATCCTGAACGGTGCCCACACCGCCAGCGCGCTCGCCGCCTTCGTGGCGGGGGTGGACACGGTGAAGGGCATGATGGACGACGCCACCCTGTCCGCCTACCTCAACACGGTGATGTTCGGCGAGATCGTGCCCTTCGTCCCGCTGCCGGACGCCGAGCGCCAGGACTACGCCCGCACGATCATGGAGCGTTTCGGCAACCCCTACATCCGGCACGAGCTGATCGCCATCGCGCTGAACTCGGTGTCGAAGTGGCAGGTCCGCGTCCTGCCCAGCCTGAAGGATTACGCCGCCGCCCATGGCGAGGCGCCGGACGGCCTGTCCTTCTCGCTGGCCGCCCTGCTGCGCTTCTACAAGGGCACGCGGACGACGGACGGCGCCTGCACCGGCAGCCGCGACGCGGGCCCCTACCCGATCCGCGACGACGCGGCGGTCCTGACGGCGCTGTCCGGCGCCTGGGCCGCGCATGGCGGCGACCCGGCGGCGCTGGTGGAGGCCGTGCTGTCCAACGCCGCGCTGTGGGGCGAGGACCTGACCCGCATCCCCGGTCTGGCGCACCGCACCGCCGCCCATCTGGCGGTGATCGAGGAACGCGGCATGCGCGGCGCTTTGGAGGCGCTGGTGAGCTGA
- the modA gene encoding molybdate ABC transporter substrate-binding protein yields the protein MRLKALALAVGLLALQTAAQTAAAAAQDLHAYVGAGLRPPVEALIEDFRKETGITVTVEYGGSGQLLARFAETKSGDLFIPGTTFYTDKLKELDAVADLKVLVVHGPVLAVAQGKAEAIRGFADLAKPGVRVGLGDPQAMALGRTAEDILDKSGQGEAIRRNVTVRAATVKQLALYVLDGNVDAAIIGASEAAQNPGKLSVIAIPPEWYEAEYAPVAVLKTSAAPEAARRFADFLASDAGLATFQRFGFPPAPKT from the coding sequence ATGCGTTTGAAAGCCCTCGCCCTCGCCGTCGGGCTGCTGGCCCTCCAGACCGCCGCCCAGACCGCCGCGGCGGCCGCCCAGGACCTCCACGCCTATGTCGGCGCCGGCCTCCGCCCGCCGGTCGAGGCGCTGATCGAGGACTTCCGCAAGGAGACCGGGATCACCGTGACGGTCGAGTACGGCGGGTCGGGCCAGCTTCTCGCCCGCTTCGCCGAGACGAAGAGCGGCGACCTGTTCATCCCCGGCACGACCTTCTACACCGACAAGCTGAAGGAGCTGGACGCCGTCGCCGACCTCAAGGTGCTGGTGGTGCACGGCCCCGTTCTTGCCGTGGCGCAGGGCAAGGCCGAGGCGATCCGCGGTTTCGCCGACCTCGCCAAGCCGGGCGTCCGCGTCGGGCTGGGCGACCCGCAGGCCATGGCGCTGGGCCGCACCGCGGAGGACATCCTGGACAAGTCCGGCCAGGGCGAGGCGATCCGCCGCAACGTCACCGTCCGCGCCGCGACCGTGAAGCAGCTCGCCCTCTATGTGCTGGACGGCAACGTGGACGCCGCCATCATCGGCGCGTCGGAGGCGGCCCAGAATCCCGGCAAGCTGTCCGTCATCGCCATCCCGCCGGAATGGTACGAGGCCGAATACGCCCCCGTCGCCGTGCTGAAGACCAGCGCCGCGCCGGAGGCGGCCAGGCGCTTCGCGGATTTCCTGGCCTCGGACGCCGGCCTCGCCACCTTCCAGCGCTTCGGCTTCCCGCCCGCCCCGAAGACCTGA
- a CDS encoding ABC transporter permease: MGFAALLALPLAIVALTIAGVLGALLARLPPGDLWAALTAAETLFALRLSALTSVAALGIALVLGLPAAYLMARRRFPGKLLLDTLLDVPLIMPPLVAGLGLLFLLGRNGPFPALGMELLFSPAGVVLALAFVSTAVVVRTATAAFRSVDRTYAVAAQSLGATPWAVFWRVELPLAARGIAAGAVLAWARALGEFGATLMVAGATRLKTETLPMAVFLNIATGETGIAVACAILLLAAALLMLVAMRLLGARRNDRLSRGSAAGCGPA, from the coding sequence ATGGGCTTCGCCGCCCTGCTGGCCCTGCCGCTCGCCATCGTGGCGCTGACGATCGCGGGCGTGCTGGGCGCCCTGCTGGCCCGCCTTCCCCCGGGCGATCTCTGGGCCGCCCTGACCGCGGCGGAGACGCTGTTCGCGCTGCGGCTGTCGGCGCTGACCTCCGTCGCGGCGCTGGGGATCGCGCTGGTCCTCGGCCTGCCGGCCGCCTATCTGATGGCGCGGCGGCGCTTTCCGGGCAAGCTCCTGCTCGACACGCTGCTCGACGTGCCGCTGATCATGCCGCCGCTGGTCGCCGGGCTGGGGCTGCTGTTCCTGCTCGGGCGCAACGGGCCGTTTCCGGCGCTGGGGATGGAGTTGCTGTTTTCCCCCGCGGGCGTGGTGCTGGCCCTGGCCTTCGTCTCCACGGCGGTGGTGGTGCGCACCGCCACGGCGGCCTTCCGATCCGTCGACCGGACCTACGCCGTCGCGGCGCAGTCGCTGGGCGCCACCCCGTGGGCGGTGTTCTGGCGGGTGGAGCTGCCGCTCGCCGCCAGGGGCATCGCGGCGGGGGCCGTGCTGGCCTGGGCGCGGGCGCTGGGCGAGTTCGGCGCCACGCTGATGGTCGCCGGGGCCACCCGCCTGAAGACCGAGACGCTGCCCATGGCCGTCTTCCTCAACATCGCGACCGGGGAAACCGGCATCGCCGTGGCCTGCGCCATCCTGCTTCTGGCGGCGGCGCTGCTGATGCTGGTGGCGATGCGGCTGCTCGGCGCGCGGCGGAACGACAGGCTCAGCCGCGGGTCCGCAGCCGGTTGCGGACCCGCTTGA